One Hyphomicrobium sp. CS1GBMeth3 DNA window includes the following coding sequences:
- a CDS encoding tape measure protein: MTDVASLGFEVDSAPLTKGATELDKLAAAAKRAEDAATGMGSRAQDAAKRAEAANTTAATSTRNLGDAYSSLDVVARRAAAAVGLIAGALSAAAISGLADSYSDLSARVGLAVRNMDASGVVMDRLADIARRTYSSLELTAESFVRNATTLRELGRSANETLDYTEALNLALVVSGARADRARQIQEAMTRAMASGALRGQELNTVIQNGGRVAEVLAEELGVGVNQLRGLGEQGKITADVIATALIRRMEQLRTETEKMPTTIGDAFQQMRNAVLQLIGVYDQQNQLSATLAENLKYVADNLDIAAKAALVAAAAFGVMFHASILASAVALTKAIGVGLVGAVTALGAVLLSNPLTAIATVIAGATAAASLFGDELRKSEGILGWFGEKVDWLTDKLYFLGDAFNAVRLKLSASSINDDAMQAVALSIAKLNEDLQAFEEARDRALGSGVSTTVIDQTIASIRGQITEATREHWRMNEVREASELSFTELVAREAQKRRELWAWERGTSVARDLGLDAAGTRSPEMPDMKAYDRRTEAVRRQVEAMKIEAETYGMTEAAAARYRTQRELENEAVKAGIELTAMRRAEILLEADALGRATAAIEAKRAVEDYQTTMEAEAQSYERRLQMLREFEEQRILTTQESAEMRKRIEQEYMLLVAQTMLDTTSRVASTLDAIAGSMDTSSKKQFEQAKKLSLASAVLKGIESAVSSYAAGAKIAGPPLGAAWAALSLAVTGAQIAKIKSTSFNSSAASGGMSGSGGSGGSLDAPTPNQGVGQQGTQNVTISLVGSRYSREEVRELIQQMNDVMPDGIVLNAGVAA, encoded by the coding sequence ATGACCGACGTAGCTTCACTGGGTTTCGAAGTCGACAGCGCACCGCTTACCAAAGGTGCAACTGAACTCGACAAGCTCGCCGCAGCAGCCAAGCGAGCCGAGGATGCCGCGACCGGCATGGGCTCGCGCGCACAAGATGCCGCGAAACGCGCCGAAGCTGCGAACACCACGGCAGCGACATCGACGCGCAACCTCGGAGACGCATATAGCAGTCTCGATGTTGTCGCACGGCGAGCAGCTGCAGCGGTGGGTCTCATCGCTGGCGCATTGTCGGCTGCCGCGATCAGCGGGCTGGCGGACAGTTACAGCGACCTAAGTGCTCGTGTCGGCTTGGCTGTGCGAAACATGGATGCGAGCGGCGTTGTGATGGACCGCTTGGCCGATATAGCGCGCCGGACGTACTCTTCTCTCGAGCTGACGGCAGAAAGTTTCGTCCGTAACGCGACGACTTTGCGCGAACTCGGCCGATCGGCGAACGAGACGCTCGATTACACGGAAGCCCTAAACCTCGCTCTTGTGGTCAGCGGTGCCCGGGCAGACCGCGCCCGGCAGATCCAGGAAGCAATGACTCGCGCGATGGCAAGCGGGGCCTTGCGAGGCCAGGAGCTCAACACGGTCATTCAAAACGGCGGCCGTGTAGCCGAAGTGCTCGCAGAAGAGCTTGGCGTCGGTGTCAATCAGCTTCGCGGGCTCGGCGAGCAAGGCAAGATCACTGCAGACGTAATTGCGACGGCGTTGATCAGGCGAATGGAGCAGTTGCGTACTGAGACGGAGAAGATGCCGACCACCATTGGCGACGCCTTTCAGCAAATGCGCAACGCGGTGCTTCAGCTGATCGGCGTCTACGATCAGCAAAACCAGTTGTCTGCCACACTTGCCGAAAACTTAAAGTACGTCGCGGATAATCTCGATATAGCGGCAAAGGCGGCGCTCGTCGCGGCTGCTGCGTTCGGCGTTATGTTTCATGCGAGTATTCTCGCGAGCGCTGTTGCGCTAACGAAGGCTATCGGCGTCGGTCTCGTCGGAGCAGTCACAGCTCTTGGAGCGGTCTTGCTGTCCAATCCGTTGACGGCTATCGCGACCGTGATCGCAGGAGCAACAGCGGCTGCTTCCCTGTTCGGCGATGAGTTGCGGAAATCGGAAGGCATACTCGGTTGGTTTGGCGAGAAGGTCGACTGGCTAACCGACAAGCTTTATTTCCTCGGCGACGCCTTCAACGCGGTGCGGCTCAAACTGAGCGCGTCTTCTATCAACGATGACGCCATGCAAGCGGTCGCGCTCAGTATCGCGAAGCTCAACGAGGATCTGCAAGCGTTTGAGGAAGCACGCGACAGAGCGCTGGGAAGCGGTGTCTCCACGACAGTGATCGATCAGACCATTGCGTCCATTCGTGGCCAGATCACCGAGGCTACCAGAGAACACTGGCGCATGAACGAAGTGCGCGAGGCTTCCGAACTTTCGTTCACGGAACTCGTCGCACGTGAAGCACAGAAGCGCCGGGAGCTCTGGGCATGGGAGCGGGGCACCTCGGTCGCACGGGATCTCGGTCTCGATGCAGCTGGAACGCGGTCTCCCGAGATGCCCGATATGAAGGCATACGACCGCCGCACCGAAGCCGTCCGTCGACAGGTTGAAGCCATGAAGATCGAGGCTGAGACCTACGGGATGACTGAGGCCGCCGCTGCTCGATATCGCACGCAACGTGAACTCGAGAATGAGGCTGTGAAAGCGGGGATCGAGCTTACAGCGATGCGCCGCGCCGAGATCCTACTTGAAGCCGATGCCCTTGGCCGCGCGACCGCCGCGATCGAGGCGAAACGCGCTGTCGAAGATTATCAGACGACGATGGAAGCGGAGGCTCAGTCGTATGAGCGTAGGCTTCAGATGCTCCGAGAGTTCGAGGAACAGCGCATCCTGACGACGCAGGAGTCTGCAGAGATGCGGAAGCGGATCGAGCAGGAATACATGCTGCTCGTCGCTCAGACCATGTTGGACACGACAAGCCGCGTTGCCAGCACGCTTGATGCCATCGCCGGCTCAATGGACACGAGCAGCAAGAAGCAGTTCGAGCAGGCGAAGAAACTCAGCCTCGCAAGTGCTGTGCTCAAAGGCATAGAGAGCGCGGTTAGCTCGTATGCGGCTGGCGCCAAGATCGCAGGTCCCCCGCTCGGTGCCGCATGGGCTGCGCTGTCTCTTGCGGTAACGGGGGCCCAGATCGCGAAGATCAAGAGCACCAGCTTCAACAGCAGCGCCGCAAGTGGGGGTATGAGCGGCTCTGGTGGATCAGGCGGCAGCCTAGACGCTCCCACACCGAACCAGGGCGTAGGGCAGCAGGGCACACAGAACGTGACGATCTCTCTCGTCGGGTCTCGCTACAGCCGTGAAGAGGTTCGCGAGCTTATCCAGCAGATGAACGACGTCATGCCTGATGGCATCGTGCTCAATGCGGGTGTCGCAGCGTAA